Proteins encoded within one genomic window of Episyrphus balteatus chromosome 1, idEpiBalt1.1, whole genome shotgun sequence:
- the LOC129905539 gene encoding serine protease Hayan-like produces MAGLVFDNPKARCGGSLISERYVLTAAHCVIRSRPKFVRLGVVEWNPTTEDRNKPVDMEINDIKIHPSYNKSVEHNDIALLELKQDVALSAFVYPACLHTHRSDIDPDVPLVVIGWGVTNVNETSSESNNLLQTNVNTFSIHDCNTTHIAEYPYIGLIDGQYCAYDRDNKKDSCEGDSGGPLQLVRDSKHLSIVGVVSYGISCGSAIPSVYTRVAYYLDWIESIVWPSPPKP; encoded by the exons ATGGCAGGCTTGGTCTTTGATAATCCTAAAGCTCGATGTGGAGGGTCTTTGATATCAGAGCGATATGTTTTAACTGCTGCTCATTGTGTTATTAGATCCAGGCCAAAGTTTGTTCGATTAGGTGTGGTTGAATGGAATCCTACCACAGAAGATCGTAATAAACCTGTTGATATGGAGATTAAT GACATAAAGATTCACCCGTCGTACAACAAGTCCGTGGAACACAATGATATTGCCCTACTTGAACTTAAGCAGGATGTTGCATTATCCGCATTTGTATATCCTGCATGTCTTCACACACATCGCTCGGATATCGATCCGGATGTTCCATTAGTTGTTATTGGATGGGGTGTTACAAATGTCAATG AAACCTCATCAGAATCGAATAATCTATTACAAACTAATGTGAATACATTTTCAATACACGATTGCAATACCACACATATTGCTGAATATCCTTACATTGGGCTAATTGATGGACAATACTGTGCATATGATCGAGATAATAAGAAAGATTCCTGTGAGGGAGATTCGGGTGGTCCACTTCAATTGGTTCGCGATAGTAAACATTTGTCAATTGTTGGAGTTGTTTCATATGGAATTTCTTGTGGATCTGCAATACCATCAGTTTATACTAGAGTGGCATATTACTTGGATTGGATTGAGAGTATTGTTTGGCCAAGCCCACCAAAACCgtag
- the LOC129906476 gene encoding uncharacterized protein LOC129906476 isoform X1, which yields MVKCLELFCFLNWILVVVVNGYQFNSAKVQILKVGASCNTKSGESGVCKLLSKCGVYLEGLQRQTIEYNSIAICEHKFYDEVVCCPDTPSNPQLPNGFRASITFKGKETFTEDPFEIPFEVQSVPEKILKAGSICQIKTGEAGVCKLLSACEVYMEGLQKQTIEYSSIFICSFMGLDEVICCPNNNLPTNHNTIGHIPTEPPRMPRPPFTGTIPSQNNIKSRRPGEILKSGAICQTKTGERGVCKLLSSCGVYLKGLQKQTIEYSSIFICSFMGKDEVVCCPNNHHRQGHIPTEPPRMPRPPITGTVPIPSENNTEIGRPKKILKPGSICQAKTGETGACKLLSACRVYLEGLEKQTIEYSSILICSFMDKDEVVCCPNNHHRQGHIPTEPPRMPRPPFTRTIPSQNNTEIGRPKKNLKSGSICQTKTGEPGVCKLLSACGVYLEGLEKQTIEYSSILICSFMDTDEVVCCPNNHHRQGHIPTQPPRKPRPPLTKPSQSSTEIGRPNKMLMSGSICKTKTGELGVCKLLSACGVYLKGLQKESIEYSSILICSFMGQDEVICCPNNNLPRNHNTIGHIPTEPPRMPRPPFTGAIPRQSNTEVERPLSSSTDNKGPNLWQKAMEGLNALKNLKVWRIFKKDSPN from the exons atggTGAAGTGTTTggaattgttttgctttttaaattggattttaGTAGTTGTTGTTAATGGATACCAGTTCAATTCAGCTAAAG tacaaattttgaagGTTGGAGCGAGTTGTAATACAAAATCTGGCGAATCAGGAGTTTGTAAATTACTATCAAAATGTGGAGTTTATTTGGAAGGATTACAAAGGCAAACTATCGAATACAATTCTATAGCTATATGTGAGCATAAGTTTTATGATGAAGTTGTTTGCTGTCCTGACACACCTTCAAATCCTCAATTGCCAAATGGATTCAGAGCATCAAT aaCTTTCAAAGGCAAAGAAACATTTACTGAGGACCCTTTTGAGATACCTTTTGAGGTACAATCCGTACCAG aaaaaattctgAAGGCAGGATcgatttgtcaaataaaaactgGCGAAGCAGGAGTTTGTAAATTACTATCAGCATGTGAAGTTTATATGGAAGGATTACAAAAGCAAACCATCGAATACAgttctatttttatttgctcATTTATGGGTCTAGATGAAGTTATTTGCTGtccaaataataacttacccaCAAATCATAACACAATAGGACATATTCCAACAGA acctCCAAGAATGCCACGACCACCGTTTACTGGAACAATACCAAGCCAAAACAATATTAAAAGTCGAAGACCAG GAGAAATTCTGAAGTCAGGAGCGATTTGTCAAACAAAAACCGGCGAACGAGGAGTTTGTAAATTACTATCATCATGTGgagtttatttgaaaggattACAAAAGCAAACCATCGAATACAGTTCTATTTTCATTTGTTCATTTATGGGTAAAGATGAAGTTGTTTGCTGTCCAAATAATCATCACAGGCAAGGACATATTCCAACAGa acctCCAAGAATGCCACGACCACCGATTACTGGTACAGTACCAATACCAAGCGAAAACAACACTGAAATTGGAAGACCAA aaaaaattttgaagccagGATCGATTTGTCAAGCAAAAACTGGTGAAACAGGAGCTTGTAAATTACTATCAGCATGTAGAGTTTATTTGGAAGGATTAGAAAAGCAAACTATCGAGTACAGTTCTATACTTATCTGCTCATTTATGGATAAAGATGAAGTTGTTTGCTGTCCAAATAATCATCACAGGCAAGGACATATTCCAACAGA acctCCAAGAATGCCCCGACCACCGTTTACTAGGACAATACCAAGCCAAAACAACACTGAAATTGGAAGACCAA aaaaaaatttgaagtcagGATCGATTTGTCAAACAAAAACCGGTGAACCAGGAGTTTGTAAATTACTATCAGCATGTGGAGTTTATTTGGAAGGATTAGAAAAGCAAACTATCGAGTACAGTTCTATACTTATCTGCTCATTTATGGATACAGATGAAGTTGTTTGCTGTCCAAATAATCATCACAGGCAAGGACATATTCCAACACA acctCCAAGAAAGCCACGACCACCGTTAACAAAACCAAGCCAAAGCAGCACTGAAATTGGAAGACCAA aCAAAATGTTGATGTCAGGATcgatttgtaaaacaaaaaccgGCGAACTAGGAGTTTGTAAATTACTATCAGCATGTGgagtttatttgaaaggattACAAAAGGAATCCATCGAATACAGTTCTATTTTGATTTGCTCATTTATGGGTCAAGATGAAGTTATTTGCTGtccaaataataacttacccaGAAATCATAACACGATAGGACATATTCCAACAGA accgCCAAGAATGCCCCGACCACCGTTTACTGGGGCAATACCAAGGCAAAGCAACACTGAGGTTGAAAGACCATTAA gttctAGTACAGACAACAAAGGCCCTAATTTGTGGCAAAAGGCGATGGAAGGTTTAAATGCTCTTAAAAACCTGAAAGTAtggagaattttcaaaaaagattcACCAAACTAA
- the LOC129906476 gene encoding uncharacterized protein LOC129906476 isoform X2 — MVKCLELFCFLNWILVVVVNGYQFNSAKVQILKVGASCNTKSGESGVCKLLSKCGVYLEGLQRQTIEYNSIAICEHKFYDEVVCCPDTPSNPQLPNGFRASITFKGKETFTEDPFEIPFEVQSVPEKILKAGSICQIKTGEAGVCKLLSACEVYMEGLQKQTIEYSSIFICSFMGLDEVICCPNNNLPTNHNTIGHIPTEPPRMPRPPITGTVPIPSENNTEIGRPKKILKPGSICQAKTGETGACKLLSACRVYLEGLEKQTIEYSSILICSFMDKDEVVCCPNNHHRQGHIPTEPPRMPRPPFTRTIPSQNNTEIGRPKKNLKSGSICQTKTGEPGVCKLLSACGVYLEGLEKQTIEYSSILICSFMDTDEVVCCPNNHHRQGHIPTQPPRKPRPPLTKPSQSSTEIGRPNKMLMSGSICKTKTGELGVCKLLSACGVYLKGLQKESIEYSSILICSFMGQDEVICCPNNNLPRNHNTIGHIPTEPPRMPRPPFTGAIPRQSNTEVERPLSSSTDNKGPNLWQKAMEGLNALKNLKVWRIFKKDSPN; from the exons atggTGAAGTGTTTggaattgttttgctttttaaattggattttaGTAGTTGTTGTTAATGGATACCAGTTCAATTCAGCTAAAG tacaaattttgaagGTTGGAGCGAGTTGTAATACAAAATCTGGCGAATCAGGAGTTTGTAAATTACTATCAAAATGTGGAGTTTATTTGGAAGGATTACAAAGGCAAACTATCGAATACAATTCTATAGCTATATGTGAGCATAAGTTTTATGATGAAGTTGTTTGCTGTCCTGACACACCTTCAAATCCTCAATTGCCAAATGGATTCAGAGCATCAAT aaCTTTCAAAGGCAAAGAAACATTTACTGAGGACCCTTTTGAGATACCTTTTGAGGTACAATCCGTACCAG aaaaaattctgAAGGCAGGATcgatttgtcaaataaaaactgGCGAAGCAGGAGTTTGTAAATTACTATCAGCATGTGAAGTTTATATGGAAGGATTACAAAAGCAAACCATCGAATACAgttctatttttatttgctcATTTATGGGTCTAGATGAAGTTATTTGCTGtccaaataataacttacccaCAAATCATAACACAATAGGACATATTCCAACAGA acctCCAAGAATGCCACGACCACCGATTACTGGTACAGTACCAATACCAAGCGAAAACAACACTGAAATTGGAAGACCAA aaaaaattttgaagccagGATCGATTTGTCAAGCAAAAACTGGTGAAACAGGAGCTTGTAAATTACTATCAGCATGTAGAGTTTATTTGGAAGGATTAGAAAAGCAAACTATCGAGTACAGTTCTATACTTATCTGCTCATTTATGGATAAAGATGAAGTTGTTTGCTGTCCAAATAATCATCACAGGCAAGGACATATTCCAACAGA acctCCAAGAATGCCCCGACCACCGTTTACTAGGACAATACCAAGCCAAAACAACACTGAAATTGGAAGACCAA aaaaaaatttgaagtcagGATCGATTTGTCAAACAAAAACCGGTGAACCAGGAGTTTGTAAATTACTATCAGCATGTGGAGTTTATTTGGAAGGATTAGAAAAGCAAACTATCGAGTACAGTTCTATACTTATCTGCTCATTTATGGATACAGATGAAGTTGTTTGCTGTCCAAATAATCATCACAGGCAAGGACATATTCCAACACA acctCCAAGAAAGCCACGACCACCGTTAACAAAACCAAGCCAAAGCAGCACTGAAATTGGAAGACCAA aCAAAATGTTGATGTCAGGATcgatttgtaaaacaaaaaccgGCGAACTAGGAGTTTGTAAATTACTATCAGCATGTGgagtttatttgaaaggattACAAAAGGAATCCATCGAATACAGTTCTATTTTGATTTGCTCATTTATGGGTCAAGATGAAGTTATTTGCTGtccaaataataacttacccaGAAATCATAACACGATAGGACATATTCCAACAGA accgCCAAGAATGCCCCGACCACCGTTTACTGGGGCAATACCAAGGCAAAGCAACACTGAGGTTGAAAGACCATTAA gttctAGTACAGACAACAAAGGCCCTAATTTGTGGCAAAAGGCGATGGAAGGTTTAAATGCTCTTAAAAACCTGAAAGTAtggagaattttcaaaaaagattcACCAAACTAA